In Methanoregula formicica SMSP, the DNA window CGCAACCAACCGCCCGGACATCGTTGATCCCGCCCTCCTTCGCGCAGGCCGGTTCGACCGCCTTGTCTATATCGGTGAGCCCGGCATTGAGGACCGGAAGAAGATCATCCGGATTCACACGCGGTTCATGCCCATCGAAGGTTCGGCGCTCGATGAGGTCGTGCAGATGACCGCCGGATTCAACGAGGACGCACTTGGCGAACTCATCGAGAAAATCGGGAGAGAAAAAGACGTCTCTGTTGCAGATTTTAAGGCAGCAACCACCCCGGTTACCGGTGATGGAGCGGGGCTTCCTGCCGGCCTGAGACGGAAGCGCATCCTGGAGATGCTCTCCGACAAGAAACTGGTCCTTTCTGATCCTGCCCGCGACAAGCTGGCCGCAGACCTTGCCGGTGCAACGGAAGGGTTCGTGGGTTCGGACCTTGAGTCGCTCTGCCGTGAAGCCGGGATGCTCGCCCTCCGGGAAGGAGTCGTCACCGTGGCAAGGAAATATTTCGATGAGGCCCAGAAGAAAGTGCACCCGACGATGAACGAGAACCTCCGGCAATACTACGACAAGATCCAGCAGCACTTCAAGGGCGGGCTCCCCAAGCAGGTCCAGCCGCCGGAATACCAGTAATTTTTTCATTTTCAATATTTCCCAATTTTCTTTTCAAAAATATTAGACAGTCAAGGATCCGAAGGCTCCCCTCGACTGAGGAGATCCCACCCCTGCCGGAAGTGTAATCTCCGTCGGAGAATAATCCTCATGGGAATCCCTCCGCACCCCGAATGGCCCATTCTCAAATCAGGCGTATTTTTCCGATCGGGGGCCATTTTGACCCCTCTTGATCCAGCCGGTATTTTTCAGGAACCATGAAATTGACGTATTCGACCGGATTACCAGTCATAAACTTCCGGAAACGTTTATTTTCGCCTCCGATTTTGGTGATTTTACAACGGTAGGTCGAAAATGCGCTAATAGAACCCTAACAGATCGCGAAAGTCGCCTGCGATCGGGCTATGGGGGGGTGTTTTGGCGGCCGGATCGAGCGATCGGGTGGCCGGAGAATTTCCAGCAGAAAAATTATCGGAACATCCTGAATAATTACCCGCTCACGAGCATCGCCACACCGATCAGGACAAGCAGCCCGGCAAAGAGGATCTGCAGGTTCCTGCCGGAACACGCGTGCGCAAACCGGACACCGACCCGGGCGAACGGGATGGTTGTTGCGGCAAGGACTGCGAACGCGACAAGGTCAACGTACCCGATCGAGTACGGCGGCAGTCCGCTCACACCGATCCCGTTGACCATGTACGCAATCATGGCCCCTGCGGAAGAGAAGATGAGGCAGGCCGAGGAGGTCCCTACCGCCCGGTGAATCGGGTACCTGAGCATGATGACAAGGATCGGTACCAGAAGGGCCCCTCCCCCAAGTCCCGTCAGTCCCGAGAGGATGCCGATGAAAAACCCGATCAGGAGATACTGGCCGGTGGTCCCATGGGGCTCGCAGACCGTGCAGTCGCGGATATGCCAGACCATCCGGACTGCCATGATCAGAAGGAAGATGGCAAAGAAAACCCGGAGCAGAAGGCCCGGCAGGTGAGCTGCAAGCGTTCCCCCAAGAAGGCCCCCGAAGACCGCGGCACAGCCCATTGGCACGGCCGCCCGCCAGTCCACCACCCCGTGTTTCTGGTGGGCGAGCGCGCCACTGATCATGGTGGGGATGATCACGGCAAGCGAGGTGCCAAAGGCGATCCGTGTTGCAAGCGTGGCGTCCATGCCGCCGGCAGAATAGAGCCAGAACTGGACCGGTGTCATCAGGGACCCACCCCCGACACCAAAGAGCCCCGACTCCGTTCCGGCGATAATTCCTGTTACCGTGAGGCAGGCATACTGGAAGAGGGGATCCATGAAGGGCACCGGATGTGTTGCAGAATTATTATCTCCCGGGTGTCAATAGACTAACGGGAAACACAGAATGGGAAAACCGGCCCTCTTGATCATCGATATGCAGAACGATTTCGTTTGTGAGGACAGCCCGTACCGGGTTGCGGGGGCGACAGCCGTTGTCCCGAAGATCCAGGCAGTTCTTGCAGAATTCCGGAAAAGGAACCTTCCCGTCTTTCATATCCTCCGTATCCATCGCCCGGACGGCTCCGATGTGGAGATCATCCGGCAGGAGAAATTTAAAAAGGTGCCCTTTGCGGTTGCCGGCACACATGGAGCAGCAATCATCGATGAACTGGTACCGCGGGAAGGAGAGTACATTCTCACAAAGACACGGATGAGTGCGTTCATCGGCACGGAGCTTGACCTGATACTTCGGACGCTCGGCATCACGAGTGTCGTTGTCACCGGGATCCAGACGCCAAACTGCATACGGACAACGGTCTTCGACGCGATCGCATACAATTACCCGGCCATAATAGTCGATGATGCGGTGGGTGCGGCGACAGAAGAGATCCACCGGGCCAACTTGCGTGACATGGAGAATATCGGCGTCCGTGTTGTCAAAAGTACCGACATACCAGAGCTGATTGGCTGAAAAAAGAACAATGGGTTTAGAAGATTGAGGGCGCCGGATTCTTATTCGCAGTAAATATCACTGGCCCATTCTTCGATGATCTTTCTCGGGGGCCGGCCGCCCCGGTGGTGTCGGTGCTGCTGGGAGGAGCGGGCGCATCCCCCCTCATCCTCACCTGCCTCGTTGTCCTCAGGTTTTCCTCCCGGTTGGGCGGGCGTCTCTTCCTGCTGCGGCCGCGGGGGATGATCCCTCCGGAAGTGGTGGCGCTGCCCTCCCGGGTGACGGCCCTGTGACGGGGCACGGTCCCTGCGGTCATGCCGTCGCCGCTGCCCGGACTGCTGCTGGCCCGGCTTCTGTTGCGCCTGAGGATCCGCCTGCCGCGATCCTGCTGACTGCTGCTGCGGGGCATCCGGGCGGGATTCTGTCTTCTGTGACTGGGTTGTCTCTTCCGCCATGATTGTCCGGCAGATACATCGGGCCAGAGAGAAGAAATAGTTTGGCATCGCTGCCCGCTCTGCTGCTTTCACGGGGAAACGGAGAACAGATAATGAACAACTATATACATCAGCACCCAATTTTGTAAAAGCGGACGTTATTGTATGTCCAATGTTACCACTCTCCTGGATGCAAAGAGCGTTCCCGAAGCCAAGGCTGCACTCATCTGCCCGTCGCGGAACGAGACGTACAGCTACAAGATGTTACGGGACGAGATGAACCGGGTCGGCGCAGGCCTCCGCTCGCTCGGGATCAGGAAAAGCGACCGGGTCTGCATCTACCTTGACAGTTCCCCCGAATACCTGATCAGCTACTTTGCGATCTGGAGGATTGGTGCTGTTGCAGTACCGACTAATATCGTTTATCGCGGGGAAGAGCTCCTGCATGTCCTGAATGATGCCGGTGCAATCGCGGTCATCACGGACCGGCAGGATGCCCCGGTCATTGCCGGGATACGGAAGAACGCACCCAACCTTGTCCATGTCATCTGTATCGGGGGAGCCTGCGATGGCACGGTTGCCTGGGAGTCATTCCCCCCCGCCCCCGCGAACATGCGGGCCGAGAACTGCTCGACAGAGGATATCTGCCATATCCAGTACACAGCCGGGACAACCGGAAGGCCGAAAGGTGCGATGCTCACGCATGGCAACTGGATGACTGCACTCGATACGGAACGGGACGCGCTCCGGCTCCGCCCGGTTGATACCTACCTTGGCATCTATCCCATGGGGCATGTCGGGCTCTCGTGGGGTCTTTCGGTGATACGGGCCGGCGGCACCTATGTCATGATGGAGCGGTTCGATCTCGAACGGTATCTCTCTCTTGCGTCATTGTACGAGGTGACGATTCTTGCCGGCATGCCCCCGGTCATCCATTCGCTCGTCCATGCAGCGCCCGGGACCGAGGAGCGGCTCCGCCATGCCCGCGTGATGATCTCAGGGGGCGGGGGGCTCCTCCCCTCTGTCTGGGAAGCATTTGACAAGCGCTACCATATCCCGGTTGCAAACTCCTACGGGCTCTCCGAGACGATTGTCATCGGTTCCGGGACAACAACGCTGCCCGAGTATCCCCACCTTACCAAGAATTTTACGAGTGTCGGCGTCGCGGTCGGGTACACGGAGATCAAGATCGTGGATACGGGTGATCCGGAGAAAGAACTGCCGCACGGCGAGAGCGGGGAGATCGCCCTTCGCGGGCCTGCCGTTGCGAAGGGGTACTGGAACCTGCCCGATGCTACAAGGGATGTGTTCCGGCCGGACGGCTGGTTCCTGACCGGCGACATCGGAAACCTGGACGCAGACGGGATCCTCTGCATCACCGACCGGAAAAAGGACATGATCATCATGTCGGGCTGGAAGATTTACCCGACTGAGGTAGAGAACGTGATCGTCCGTCACCCGGCCGTTGCGGATGTCGCGGTCTTCGGTGTACCGGATGAACGGAAAGGGGAGTTTGCGGTTGCAGCAGTTGTTCTCCGGCCCGGGATGAGCCTGGGCCAGGCAGAGTTCGATGTCTTTTGCCGGGAACGCGTGGCAGGGTACAAGGTCCCGCGGAAACTGCTGATCGTTGAATCGCTCCCGCGGGTCCACGGCTGGAAACTCCTGAGGAGGGACCTCCGGCAAAAGTTCGGCGGATCGGGCGTATAATCCGATTTGGCGTGATATTCTGCGACAAAACGCCCCGAAAGCCCACAAACTTTTTAACCAGCAATTCAATAATACTGTCCGGTGCAACCCCCGATGGCAGCCCCGACTGACACGAGAAGCCGTATCCAGGATATTGCCATTACCGGAAGGTCGAAGAAGCGGACAACCGGCATTGTCGGCCTGAACCTGCTCCTAGACGGCGGCTTTCCCGAGGGGACTCTTGTCATGATCTACGGTACGCCGGTTGCCGGGCTCGACCTTGCCGCCCTCCAGTTCTGGAAGGCCGAGGGCGGGGAGGAAGGTACGTACTTCATGAACGATGGCGATGTTGACATCGACATGATTGATGCAGCCGATCTTCATCCCGAGATGTACCTGCCGCAGATGGCGGGAGGCCGGATCGTGGTGGATTCGCTTTCAGCTATCATCCTGAAGTACGGGATTGACG includes these proteins:
- a CDS encoding sulfite exporter TauE/SafE family protein → MDPLFQYACLTVTGIIAGTESGLFGVGGGSLMTPVQFWLYSAGGMDATLATRIAFGTSLAVIIPTMISGALAHQKHGVVDWRAAVPMGCAAVFGGLLGGTLAAHLPGLLLRVFFAIFLLIMAVRMVWHIRDCTVCEPHGTTGQYLLIGFFIGILSGLTGLGGGALLVPILVIMLRYPIHRAVGTSSACLIFSSAGAMIAYMVNGIGVSGLPPYSIGYVDLVAFAVLAATTIPFARVGVRFAHACSGRNLQILFAGLLVLIGVAMLVSG
- a CDS encoding class I adenylate-forming enzyme family protein, producing MSNVTTLLDAKSVPEAKAALICPSRNETYSYKMLRDEMNRVGAGLRSLGIRKSDRVCIYLDSSPEYLISYFAIWRIGAVAVPTNIVYRGEELLHVLNDAGAIAVITDRQDAPVIAGIRKNAPNLVHVICIGGACDGTVAWESFPPAPANMRAENCSTEDICHIQYTAGTTGRPKGAMLTHGNWMTALDTERDALRLRPVDTYLGIYPMGHVGLSWGLSVIRAGGTYVMMERFDLERYLSLASLYEVTILAGMPPVIHSLVHAAPGTEERLRHARVMISGGGGLLPSVWEAFDKRYHIPVANSYGLSETIVIGSGTTTLPEYPHLTKNFTSVGVAVGYTEIKIVDTGDPEKELPHGESGEIALRGPAVAKGYWNLPDATRDVFRPDGWFLTGDIGNLDADGILCITDRKKDMIIMSGWKIYPTEVENVIVRHPAVADVAVFGVPDERKGEFAVAAVVLRPGMSLGQAEFDVFCRERVAGYKVPRKLLIVESLPRVHGWKLLRRDLRQKFGGSGV
- a CDS encoding RAD55 family ATPase; amino-acid sequence: MAAPTDTRSRIQDIAITGRSKKRTTGIVGLNLLLDGGFPEGTLVMIYGTPVAGLDLAALQFWKAEGGEEGTYFMNDGDVDIDMIDAADLHPEMYLPQMAGGRIVVDSLSAIILKYGIDVALKFLRLAREDMKKRGANLMFIVFTGIHSPMEMTRLMRAADVVIEFRNSVQQAEIERTLAVQKIRDAAAPQRLLPFIITDKGIEASTTSRVV
- a CDS encoding cysteine hydrolase family protein, with protein sequence MGKPALLIIDMQNDFVCEDSPYRVAGATAVVPKIQAVLAEFRKRNLPVFHILRIHRPDGSDVEIIRQEKFKKVPFAVAGTHGAAIIDELVPREGEYILTKTRMSAFIGTELDLILRTLGITSVVVTGIQTPNCIRTTVFDAIAYNYPAIIVDDAVGAATEEIHRANLRDMENIGVRVVKSTDIPELIG